From the genome of Poecile atricapillus isolate bPoeAtr1 chromosome 23, bPoeAtr1.hap1, whole genome shotgun sequence, one region includes:
- the NAV1 gene encoding neuron navigator 1 isoform X3 codes for MLRAGRPRRAPRLASSWDESSSISSGLSDASDNLSSEDFNASSSLNSLPSTPTASRRNSAIALRTDSEKRSLAESGLSWYGEGEEKAPKKLDYDSSSLKMEHGSSKWRREPSEGSEEGPKGGELKKPVSLGTPGSLKKGKTPPVAVTSPITHTAQSTLKVAGKPETKVTDKSKLSVKNTGLQRSSSDAGRDRTTDAKKPPSGLARPSSSSSFGYKKPAPATGTATVMQAGGSATLGKIQKSSGIPVKPVSGRKTSLDVSNAPEPGFLAPGARSNIQYRSLPRPAKSSSMSVTGGRSTARPVSSSIDPSLLSTKGGISVSRLKEPSKVGTGRGTPAPVNQTDREKEKAKAKAVALDSECSTLKSASSPESTPKAQANLPPAAKVAELPPTPLRAAAKTYVKPPSLANLDKVNSNSLDLPSSSELHTPHTAKLQDLHPASGHLAPCFSPSPAPILNINSASFSQGLELMGGFSVPKEGRMYPKLSGLHRSMESLQMPMSLPSAFSGGSTTTPAPAAAPPASTEEEEEEEEAGELGWSGSPRLTHLDSANRDRNTLPKKGLRYQLHSQEEAKERRHSHAVSGLPESDEQQELPSPPALPMALVGKGPLTSIVSPTATTAPRITRSNSIPTHDSTFELYSTSQMGSTLSLADKPKGMIRSGSFRDPVDDVHGSVLSLASSASSTYSSAEEKMQSEQIRKLRRELESSQEKVATLTSQLSANANLVAAFEQSLVSMTSRLRHLAETAEEKDTELLDLRETIDFLKKKNSEAQAVIQGALNGTDVTPKELRIKRQNSSDSISSLNSITSHSSIGSSKDADAKKKKKKSWLRSSFNKAFSIKKGPKSASSYSDIEEIATPDSSAPSSPKLQHGSTETASPSIKSSTSSSVGIDTAELFPAHSEGEPEKKEVSELRSELWEKEMKLTDIRLEALNSAHQLEQLRETMHNMQLEVDLLKAENDRLKVAPGPSAVPGSVPSHITSTSASSSPRRSLGLTLGHAFSPSLGDADVSPMDAVSAGTQKDELTLRIVVRMPPQHIIKGDLKQQEFFLGWTKVSGKVDWKMLDEAVCQVFKDYITKMDPASTLGLSTESVYGYSISHIKRVLDTEPPELPLCRRGLTSIVVTLKGLKEKCVDSLVFETLIPKPMMQHYISLLLKHRRLILSGPSGTGKTYLTNRLAEYLVERSGRDVTEGIVSTFNMHQQSCKDLQLYLSNLANQIDRETGTADVPLVILLDDLSEAGSISELVNGALTCKYHKCPYIIGTTNQPVKMTPNHGLHLSFRMLTFSNNVEPANGFLVRYLRRKLLESDTDVNANKEELLRVLDWVPKLWYHLHTFLEKHSTSDFLIGPCFFLSCPIGIEDFRTWFIDLWNNSIIPYLQEGAKDGLKVHGQKAAWEDPVEWVRDTLPWPSAQQDQSKLYHLPPPTIGPHSAVSPPEERTVKDTTPSSLDSDPLMAMLLKLQEAANYIESPDRETMVDPDLQSTL; via the exons ATGCTGCGGGCGGGGAGGCCGCGCCGAGCCCCGCGCCTCGCCAGCAG CTGGgatgagagcagctccatcagcagTGGTCTCAGCGATGCCTCTGACAACCTCAGCTCGGAGGATTTCAATGCCAGCTCCTCGCTCAACTCCCTGCCCTCCACCCCCACTGCCTCGCGCAGGAACTCGGCCATAGCG CTGCGCACGGACTCGGAGAAGCGCTCACTGGCAGAGAGCGGACTCAGCTGGTACGGTGAAGGTGAGGAGAAGGCACCCAAGAAGTTGGATTacgacagcagcagcctcaagATGGAGCATGGCTCCTCCAAGTGGCGGCGGGAGCCCTCAGAGGGCAGCGAGGAGGGGCCCAAGGGTGGTGAGCTGAAGAAGCCTGTCAGCCTGGGCACCCCGGGCTCCCTCAAGAAGGGCAAGACTCCTCCAGTGGCTGTGACCTCCCCCATCACCCACACAGCCCAGAGCACCCTCAAAGTGGCAG GCAAGCCAGAGACCAAAGTCACTGACAAGAGCAAGCTGTCGGTGAAGAACACAGGCCTGCAGCGCTCCTCCTCCGACGCCGGCCGTGACCGCACCACCGATGCCAAGAAGCCGCCGTCAGGGCTTGCACGCCCCTCATCCTCCAGCTCCTTCGGCTACAAGAAACCAGCTCCTGCCACTGGCACAGCCACTGTCATGCAGGCTGGGGGCTCAGCCACCCTTGGCAAGATCCAGAAGAGCTCTGGAATCCCTGTTAAGCCAGTCAGTGGGAGGAAAACAAGCCTCGATGTCTCCAATGCCCCTGAGCCTGGGTTCCTGGCACCAGGGGCTCGCTCCAACATCCAGTACCGCAGCCTGCCCCGGCCAGCCAAGTCCAGCTCCATGAGTGTGACCGGGGGCCGCAGCACAGCCCGGCCGGTCAGCAGCAGCATTGACCCCAGCCTGCTGAGCACCAAGGGTGGCATCTCGGTGTCACGGCTCAAGGAGCCATCTAAGGTTGGCACTGGCCGTGGCACACCGGCTCCTGTGAACCAGACAGACCGTGAGAAGGAGAAGGCCAAGGCCAAGGCAGTGGCACTTGACTCGGAGTGCAGCACCCTGAAAAGTGCCAGCTCACCTGAGAGCACCCCGAAAGCGCAGGCCAACCTCCCACCAGCAGCCAAGGTGGCCGAGCTGCCCCCTACACCTCTCAG AGCGGCTGCCAAGACCTACGTGAAGCCTCCCTCGCTGGCCAACTTGGACAAGGTCAACTCCAACAGCCTGGACTTGCCCTCCTCCAGCGAGCTGCACACCCCACACACTGCCAAGCTCCAGGATCTGCACCCAGCCAGTGGGCACCTCGCTCCCTGcttcagccccagccctgcccccaTCCTCAACATCAACTCAGCGAGCTTCTCCCAGGGCCTGGAGCTCATGGGTGGTTTCAGTGTCCCCAAGGAGGGCAGGATGTATCCCAAGCTCTCTGGCCTTCACCGCAGCATGGAATCCCTGCAGATGCCCATGAGTCTGCCCAGTGCCTTTTCAGGGGGCAGCACCACCacccctgcccctgctgctgcaccccctgccagcacagaggaggaagaggaagaagaagaggcaggagagctgggctggagtggGAGTCCCCGGCTCACACATCTGGACAG tGCCAACCGTGACAGGAACACGCTGCCCAAGAAGGGGTTGAG GTACCAGCTCCACTCCCAGGAGGAGGCCAAGGAGCGGCGCCACTCACACGCAGTCAGCGGGCTCCCCGAGTCGGacgagcagcaggagctgccctcGCCCCCCGCCCTCCCCATGGCGCTGGTCGGGAAGGGTCCGCTCACCAGCATTG TGAGCCCCACTGCCACCACAGCCCCACGGATCACCCGCTCCAACAGCATCCCCACCCACGACTCCACCTTCGAGCTGTACAGCACCTCCCAGATGGGCAGCACCCTCTCCCTGGCCGACAAGCCCAAGGGCATGATCCGCTCGGGCTCTTTCCGGGACCCTGTGGACGATG TTCATGGATCGGTGCTGTCCCTGGCCTCCAGCGCGTCCTCCACCTACTCCTCC GCTGAGGAGAAGATGCAGTCTGAG CAAATCCGCAAGCTGCGCCGCGAGCTGGAGTCCTCGCAGGAGAAGGTGGCCACGCTGACATCCCAGCTCTCCGCTAAC GCCAACCTGGTGGCTGCCTTCGAGCAGAGCCTGGTGAGCATGACATCCCGCCTGCGGCACCTGGCTGAGACCGCCGAGGAGAAG GACACGGAGCTGCTGGACCTGCGAGAGACCATTGACTTCCTGAAGAAGAAGAACTCAGAGGCCCAGGCTGTGATCCAGGGTGCTCTAAATGGCACTGATGTCACCCCCAAAG AGCTGCGCATCAAGCGGCAGAACTCCTCTGACAGCATCTCCAGCCTcaacagcatcaccagccactCCAGCATTGGCAGCAGCAAGGATGCTGATGctaagaagaagaagaagaagagctgg CTACGCAGCTCTTTTAATAAAGCCTTCAGCATCAAGAAGGGCCCCAAATCAGCATCATCCTACTCAGACATTGAGGAGATCGCCACGCCAGACTCGtcagccccctcctcccccaagCTGCAGCATGGCTCCACAGAGACTGCCTCACCCTCCATCAAGTCATCTACATCCTCCTCCGTGGGCATCGACACAGCTGA GCTCTTCCCAGCCCACAGCGAGGGTGAGCCTGAGAAGAAGGAGGTGTCAGAGCTGCGGTCAGAGCTGTGGGAGAAGGAGATGAAGCTGACAGACATCCGCCTGGAGGCCCTCAACTCAGCCcaccagctggagcagctgcggGAGACCATGCACAACATGCAG CTGGAGGTGGATCTCCTGAAGGCAGAGAATGACCGTCTCAAGGTGGCCCCAGGGCCTTCAGCAGTGCCAGGTTCTGTTCCCAGCCATATCACGAGCACATCGGCCTCCTCTTCACCACGGCGCTCCTTGGGTCTCACCCTTGGCCACGCCTTCAGCCCCAGCTTGGGGGATGCAG ATGTGTCCCCCATGGATGCTGTCAGCGCTGGCACCCAGAAGGATGAGCTGACACTGCGGATTGTGGTGCGCATGCCACCCCAGCACATCATCAAGGGT GACCTCAAGCAGCAGGAGTTTTTCTTGGGCTGGACCAAGGTGAGCGGGAAGGTAGACTGGAAGATGCTGGATGAGGCTGTCTGCCAGGTCTTCAAG GATTATATCACCAAGATGGATCCTGCATCCACGCTGGGGCTCAGCACTGAGTCTGTCTATGGCTACAGCATCAGCCACATCAAGCGGGTTCTGGACACGGAGCCGCCGGAGCTGCcgctgtgccgccggggcctGACCAGCATCGTTGTGACGCTCAAAG GCTTGAAAGAGAAGTGCGTGGACAGCCTGGTGTTCGAAACGCTCATCCCCAAGCCCATGATGCAGCACTACATCAGCCTCCTGCTGAAGCACCGCCGCCTCATCCTCTCGGGGCCCAGCGGCACCGGCAAGACCTACCTGACCAACCGCCTGGCCGAGTACCTGGTGGAGCGCTCGGGCCGGGACGTCACCGAGGGCATCGTCAGCACCTTCAACATGCACCAGCAGTCCTGCAAG GATCTACAGCTGtacctgtccaacctggccaaCCAGATTGACCGGGAGACGGGCACGGCGGATGTGCCGCTGGTGATCCTGCTGGATGACCTCAGTGAGGCGGGCTCCATCAGCGAGCTCGTCAACGGCGCGCTCACCTGCAAGTACCACAAATG CCCATATATCATTGGCACTACCAACCAGCCTGTGAAAATGACCCCAAACCACGGACTCCATCTCAGCTTCAG GATGCTGACCTTCTCCAACAACGTGGAGCCGGCCAACGGCTTCCTGGTGCGCTACCTGCGGCGGAAGCTTCTGGAGTCGGACACGGACGTCAATGCCAacaaggaggagctgctgcggGTGCTGGACTGGGTGCCCAAGCTCTGGTACCATTTGCACACCTTTCTGGAAAAACACAGCACATCCGACTTCCTCATCG GTCCCTGCTTCTTTCTGTCCTGCCCTATTGGAATTGAGGATTTCCGGACCTGGTTCATCGACCTGTGGAACAACTCCATCATCCCTTACCTTCAGGAGGGGGCGAAAGATGGGCTCAAG GTCCATGGGCAGAAGGCAGCCTGGGAGGACCCCGTGGAGTGGGTGCGGGACACCCTGCCCTGGCCATCAGCGCAGCAGGACCAGTCCAAGCTGTACCACCTGCCCCCACCCACCATCGGGCCCCACAGCGCCGTGTCCCCCCCTGAGGAGCGCACCGTCAAGGACACCACGCCCAGCTCCCTGGACTCCGACCCCCTG atgGCCATGCTGCTCAAGCTCCAGGAAGCCGCCAACTACATCGAGTCTCCAGACCGTGAGACCATGGTGGACCCCGACCTGCAGTCGACTCTGTGA